A part of Cuculus canorus isolate bCucCan1 chromosome 23, bCucCan1.pri, whole genome shotgun sequence genomic DNA contains:
- the TTC12 gene encoding tetratricopeptide repeat protein 12 isoform X3 — MLEKDAKERAERRKRNEQLANALKEKGNDAFRKGDYVGAIQRYTEGLEKLKDKQELYTNRAQAYLKMHEYEKAIGDCEWALKCNRKCIKAYFLMGKAHVALKHYGESRQCYEKILQIDPQKEGLFKDCMNEVNMEEERMKDEESAMKEVQSGKLTALSIKELLQRLGRPDQNILCYTGGIRLLTGAVRDRTEQTLFRTNNGFSILNDNEIVRRSFCAERKNTAEVDLCVSLLHLWQAVCAGNEVNQQILLTHLDMNTQLLQLLSSDVSEVQKETLALISLFTENENVRRLLVRHQDLTRWLQILMAFVNNTDARASSAISILWDLTQEERFRTQCRALLSTGVFPLFAQLWTSVKLVNQTALARCIGIMGNLCADVVIRAWMAECRECWQACVKLVDMCSVSTPKYQESLFALLGLMMNLLLESNVIIQDFAVDISGRCMSLLRDKDGRIVTRAIGVLSRILPASSSAVDEVVKGGVVKKMIEFLKAGDEVISNYAIKTLSICTRSSRQAQEDLVKSDKRFSVLLKLLESENEMIVGNTAFCLGQCLAVPGAATSLLDSNVVMMLLKHAGGDATRTSVQENAAIALGKLCVAEPRHIFQLRELNGLAILNSSLKYVHNI, encoded by the exons ATGTTGGAAAAGGATGCAAAAGAACGAGCTGAACGAAGGAAGAGGAATGAACAGTTAGCTAATG CcctgaaagagaagggaaatgatGCCTTCAGGAAAGGAGACTATGTCGGAGCCATTCAGAGATACACTGAAGGTTTGGAAAAACTGAAGGATAAGCAGGAACTTTACACCAACAGAGCGCAG GCCTATCTGAAGATGCACGAGTATGAAAAAGCCATTGGTGACTGTGAATGGGCTTTAAAG TGCAATAGAAAATGCATTAAAGCCTATTTTCTGATGGGGAAAGCTCACGTGGCACTGAAGCACTACGGTGAG TCCAGGCAGTGTTATGAGAAGATCTTACAAATTGATCCCCAGAAGGAAGGCCTCTTTAAAg ACTGTATGAATGAGGTAAacatggaggaagaaagaatgaaagatgaAGAGAGCGCGATGAAGGAGGTTCAGTCAGGAAAACTTACTGCTCTGTCCATaaaagagctgctgcagagactTGGCAGGCCTGACCAGAATATCCTTTGCTACACAGGAGGAATCCGACTTCTGACTGGAGCTGTGAGAGATC GCACTGAGCAAACTTTATTTAGAACAAACAATGGATTCAGTATCCTCAATGACAACGAGATTGTAAGACG GAGCTTctgtgcagagagaaaaaacactgctgaaGTGGATCTGTGTGTTTCTCTTCTTCACCTTTGGCAAGCTGTCTGCGCTGGGAATG aagtaaacCAGCAGATTCTATTGACCCACCTTGATATGAACACACAGCTGCTACAACTGCTTTCTTCTGATGTATCAGAGGTCCAAAAGGAGACGTTGGCTCTCATCTCTCTTTTCACAGAGAATGAGAATGTGAGGAGGCTGCTGGTCAGGCACCAGGACCTGACCAG ATGGCTGCAGATTTTGATGGCATTTGTCAACAACACTGATGCCAGGGCGAGCAGTGCCATAAGCATACTATGGGATTTAACTCAAGAGGAAAG GTTCAGAACCCAGTGTCGTGCCCTGCTTTCCACAggtgtttttcctttatttgccCAGTTATGG ACCTCTGTCAAGCTGGTGAACCAGACAGCGCTTGCCCGTTGCATTGGCATCATGGGGAACCTGTGCGCAGACGTCGTCATTCGAGCGTGGATGGCAGAGTGCAGAGAGTGCTGGCAAGCGTGTGTAAAGCTTGTG GACATGTGTTCTGTCAGCACGCCCAAATACCAggagagtttatttgcattGCTGGGCCTAATGATGAACTTACTCCTTGAATCAAATGTGATCATCCAG GACTTTGCTGTGGACATAAGTGGCCGATGCATGTCTCTCCTCAGGGATAAGGATGGAAGGATTGTGACT AGAGCCATTGGAGTGCTCAGTCGCATCCTACCAGCATCCTCCTCAGCAGTAGATGAAGTGGTGAAAGGAGGGGTGGTGAAGAAAATGATTGAATTCTTGAAG GCTGGAGATGAAGTCATATCCAATTATGCTATAAAGACCCTTTCCATCTGCACCAGAAGCAGTAGACAAGCTCAGGAAGATCTAGTGAAGTCAGATAAAA GATTCAGTGTGCTGCTGAAGCTCTTGGAGTCTGAGAATGAGATGATAGTGGGAAATACTGCTTTCTGCCTTGGCCAGTGCCTTGCAGTTCCTGGAGCAGCGACATCCTTACTAGATTCCAACGTTGTGATGATGTTGTTGAAACATGCCGGAGGTGATGCCACAAGAACTTCGGTGCAGGAGAATGCAGCAATTGCTCTGGGAAAGCTTTGCGTCGCAGAACCAAG GCATATTTTCCAGCTGAGGGAACTCAATGGCCTCGCTATCCTGAACTCCTCTCTGAAATACGTACATAACATCTGA
- the TTC12 gene encoding tetratricopeptide repeat protein 12 isoform X1, producing MATRGCATSGCAFRPAMLGDRGQERDFQRFLRRVDDITNLLQGLNSTDPAIKEQTITEAEKRLCDEETSEEEESKTTVNRTVINTRASDTANAEAVDADGFLAMLEKDAKERAERRKRNEQLANALKEKGNDAFRKGDYVGAIQRYTEGLEKLKDKQELYTNRAQAYLKMHEYEKAIGDCEWALKCNRKCIKAYFLMGKAHVALKHYGESRQCYEKILQIDPQKEGLFKDCMNEVNMEEERMKDEESAMKEVQSGKLTALSIKELLQRLGRPDQNILCYTGGIRLLTGAVRDRTEQTLFRTNNGFSILNDNEIVRRSFCAERKNTAEVDLCVSLLHLWQAVCAGNEVNQQILLTHLDMNTQLLQLLSSDVSEVQKETLALISLFTENENVRRLLVRHQDLTRWLQILMAFVNNTDARASSAISILWDLTQEERFRTQCRALLSTGVFPLFAQLWTSVKLVNQTALARCIGIMGNLCADVVIRAWMAECRECWQACVKLVDMCSVSTPKYQESLFALLGLMMNLLLESNVIIQDFAVDISGRCMSLLRDKDGRIVTRAIGVLSRILPASSSAVDEVVKGGVVKKMIEFLKAGDEVISNYAIKTLSICTRSSRQAQEDLVKSDKRFSVLLKLLESENEMIVGNTAFCLGQCLAVPGAATSLLDSNVVMMLLKHAGGDATRTSVQENAAIALGKLCVAEPRHIFQLRELNGLAILNSSLKYVHNI from the exons ATGGCGACGCGTGGCTGCGCTACTTCCGGGTGCGCGTTCCGCCCGGCCATGCTGGGGGATCGGGGGCAGGAGCGCGATTTCCAGCGGTTCCTCCGGCGGGTGGACGATATCA CCAATTTACTGCAAGGCTTGAACTCCACTGACCCAGCCATCAAGGAACAAACGATcactgaggcagagaagaggCTCTGCGATGAAGAAACaagtgaggaagaagagagcaagacAACAGTGAACAGAACAGTCATCAACACACGGGCTTCT gaCACGGCAAACGCAGAGGCAGTGGATGCAG ATGGCTTTCTGGCAATGTTGGAAAAGGATGCAAAAGAACGAGCTGAACGAAGGAAGAGGAATGAACAGTTAGCTAATG CcctgaaagagaagggaaatgatGCCTTCAGGAAAGGAGACTATGTCGGAGCCATTCAGAGATACACTGAAGGTTTGGAAAAACTGAAGGATAAGCAGGAACTTTACACCAACAGAGCGCAG GCCTATCTGAAGATGCACGAGTATGAAAAAGCCATTGGTGACTGTGAATGGGCTTTAAAG TGCAATAGAAAATGCATTAAAGCCTATTTTCTGATGGGGAAAGCTCACGTGGCACTGAAGCACTACGGTGAG TCCAGGCAGTGTTATGAGAAGATCTTACAAATTGATCCCCAGAAGGAAGGCCTCTTTAAAg ACTGTATGAATGAGGTAAacatggaggaagaaagaatgaaagatgaAGAGAGCGCGATGAAGGAGGTTCAGTCAGGAAAACTTACTGCTCTGTCCATaaaagagctgctgcagagactTGGCAGGCCTGACCAGAATATCCTTTGCTACACAGGAGGAATCCGACTTCTGACTGGAGCTGTGAGAGATC GCACTGAGCAAACTTTATTTAGAACAAACAATGGATTCAGTATCCTCAATGACAACGAGATTGTAAGACG GAGCTTctgtgcagagagaaaaaacactgctgaaGTGGATCTGTGTGTTTCTCTTCTTCACCTTTGGCAAGCTGTCTGCGCTGGGAATG aagtaaacCAGCAGATTCTATTGACCCACCTTGATATGAACACACAGCTGCTACAACTGCTTTCTTCTGATGTATCAGAGGTCCAAAAGGAGACGTTGGCTCTCATCTCTCTTTTCACAGAGAATGAGAATGTGAGGAGGCTGCTGGTCAGGCACCAGGACCTGACCAG ATGGCTGCAGATTTTGATGGCATTTGTCAACAACACTGATGCCAGGGCGAGCAGTGCCATAAGCATACTATGGGATTTAACTCAAGAGGAAAG GTTCAGAACCCAGTGTCGTGCCCTGCTTTCCACAggtgtttttcctttatttgccCAGTTATGG ACCTCTGTCAAGCTGGTGAACCAGACAGCGCTTGCCCGTTGCATTGGCATCATGGGGAACCTGTGCGCAGACGTCGTCATTCGAGCGTGGATGGCAGAGTGCAGAGAGTGCTGGCAAGCGTGTGTAAAGCTTGTG GACATGTGTTCTGTCAGCACGCCCAAATACCAggagagtttatttgcattGCTGGGCCTAATGATGAACTTACTCCTTGAATCAAATGTGATCATCCAG GACTTTGCTGTGGACATAAGTGGCCGATGCATGTCTCTCCTCAGGGATAAGGATGGAAGGATTGTGACT AGAGCCATTGGAGTGCTCAGTCGCATCCTACCAGCATCCTCCTCAGCAGTAGATGAAGTGGTGAAAGGAGGGGTGGTGAAGAAAATGATTGAATTCTTGAAG GCTGGAGATGAAGTCATATCCAATTATGCTATAAAGACCCTTTCCATCTGCACCAGAAGCAGTAGACAAGCTCAGGAAGATCTAGTGAAGTCAGATAAAA GATTCAGTGTGCTGCTGAAGCTCTTGGAGTCTGAGAATGAGATGATAGTGGGAAATACTGCTTTCTGCCTTGGCCAGTGCCTTGCAGTTCCTGGAGCAGCGACATCCTTACTAGATTCCAACGTTGTGATGATGTTGTTGAAACATGCCGGAGGTGATGCCACAAGAACTTCGGTGCAGGAGAATGCAGCAATTGCTCTGGGAAAGCTTTGCGTCGCAGAACCAAG GCATATTTTCCAGCTGAGGGAACTCAATGGCCTCGCTATCCTGAACTCCTCTCTGAAATACGTACATAACATCTGA
- the TTC12 gene encoding tetratricopeptide repeat protein 12 isoform X4: MATRGCATSGCAFRPAMLGDRGQERDFQRFLRRVDDITNLLQGLNSTDPAIKEQTITEAEKRLCDEETSEEEESKTTVNRTVINTRASDTANAEAVDADGFLAMLEKDAKERAERRKRNEQLANALKEKGNDAFRKGDYVGAIQRYTEGLEKLKDKQELYTNRAQAYLKMHEYEKAIGDCEWALKCNRKCIKAYFLMGKAHVALKHYGESRQCYEKILQIDPQKEGLFKDCMNEVNMEEERMKDEESAMKEVQSGKLTALSIKELLQRLGRPDQNILCYTGGIRLLTGAVRDRTEQTLFRTNNGFSILNDNEIVRRSFCAERKNTAEVDLCVSLLHLWQAVCAGNEVNQQILLTHLDMNTQLLQLLSSDVSEVQKETLALISLFTENENVRRLLVRHQDLTRWLQILMAFVNNTDARASSAISILWDLTQEERFRTQCRALLSTGVFPLFAQLWTSVKLVNQTALARCIGIMGNLCADVVIRAWMAECRECWQACVKLVDMCSVSTPKYQESLFALLGLMMNLLLESNVIIQDFAVDISGRCMSLLRDKDGRIVTRAIGVLSRILPASSSAVDEVVKGGVVKKMIEFLKDSVCC, translated from the exons ATGGCGACGCGTGGCTGCGCTACTTCCGGGTGCGCGTTCCGCCCGGCCATGCTGGGGGATCGGGGGCAGGAGCGCGATTTCCAGCGGTTCCTCCGGCGGGTGGACGATATCA CCAATTTACTGCAAGGCTTGAACTCCACTGACCCAGCCATCAAGGAACAAACGATcactgaggcagagaagaggCTCTGCGATGAAGAAACaagtgaggaagaagagagcaagacAACAGTGAACAGAACAGTCATCAACACACGGGCTTCT gaCACGGCAAACGCAGAGGCAGTGGATGCAG ATGGCTTTCTGGCAATGTTGGAAAAGGATGCAAAAGAACGAGCTGAACGAAGGAAGAGGAATGAACAGTTAGCTAATG CcctgaaagagaagggaaatgatGCCTTCAGGAAAGGAGACTATGTCGGAGCCATTCAGAGATACACTGAAGGTTTGGAAAAACTGAAGGATAAGCAGGAACTTTACACCAACAGAGCGCAG GCCTATCTGAAGATGCACGAGTATGAAAAAGCCATTGGTGACTGTGAATGGGCTTTAAAG TGCAATAGAAAATGCATTAAAGCCTATTTTCTGATGGGGAAAGCTCACGTGGCACTGAAGCACTACGGTGAG TCCAGGCAGTGTTATGAGAAGATCTTACAAATTGATCCCCAGAAGGAAGGCCTCTTTAAAg ACTGTATGAATGAGGTAAacatggaggaagaaagaatgaaagatgaAGAGAGCGCGATGAAGGAGGTTCAGTCAGGAAAACTTACTGCTCTGTCCATaaaagagctgctgcagagactTGGCAGGCCTGACCAGAATATCCTTTGCTACACAGGAGGAATCCGACTTCTGACTGGAGCTGTGAGAGATC GCACTGAGCAAACTTTATTTAGAACAAACAATGGATTCAGTATCCTCAATGACAACGAGATTGTAAGACG GAGCTTctgtgcagagagaaaaaacactgctgaaGTGGATCTGTGTGTTTCTCTTCTTCACCTTTGGCAAGCTGTCTGCGCTGGGAATG aagtaaacCAGCAGATTCTATTGACCCACCTTGATATGAACACACAGCTGCTACAACTGCTTTCTTCTGATGTATCAGAGGTCCAAAAGGAGACGTTGGCTCTCATCTCTCTTTTCACAGAGAATGAGAATGTGAGGAGGCTGCTGGTCAGGCACCAGGACCTGACCAG ATGGCTGCAGATTTTGATGGCATTTGTCAACAACACTGATGCCAGGGCGAGCAGTGCCATAAGCATACTATGGGATTTAACTCAAGAGGAAAG GTTCAGAACCCAGTGTCGTGCCCTGCTTTCCACAggtgtttttcctttatttgccCAGTTATGG ACCTCTGTCAAGCTGGTGAACCAGACAGCGCTTGCCCGTTGCATTGGCATCATGGGGAACCTGTGCGCAGACGTCGTCATTCGAGCGTGGATGGCAGAGTGCAGAGAGTGCTGGCAAGCGTGTGTAAAGCTTGTG GACATGTGTTCTGTCAGCACGCCCAAATACCAggagagtttatttgcattGCTGGGCCTAATGATGAACTTACTCCTTGAATCAAATGTGATCATCCAG GACTTTGCTGTGGACATAAGTGGCCGATGCATGTCTCTCCTCAGGGATAAGGATGGAAGGATTGTGACT AGAGCCATTGGAGTGCTCAGTCGCATCCTACCAGCATCCTCCTCAGCAGTAGATGAAGTGGTGAAAGGAGGGGTGGTGAAGAAAATGATTGAATTCTTGAAG GATTCAGTGTGCTGCTGA
- the TTC12 gene encoding tetratricopeptide repeat protein 12 isoform X2 yields MATRGCATSGCAFRPAMLGDRGQERDFQRFLRRVDDITNLLQGLNSTDPAIKEQTITEAEKRLCDEETSEEEESKTTVNRTVINTRASDTANAEAVDADGFLAMLEKDAKERAERRKRNEQLANALKEKGNDAFRKGDYVGAIQRYTEGLEKLKDKQELYTNRAQAYLKMHEYEKAIGDCEWALKCNRKCIKAYFLMGKAHVALKHYGESRQCYEKILQIDPQKEGLFKDCMNEVNMEEERMKDEESAMKEVQSGKLTALSIKELLQRLGRPDQNILCYTGGIRLLTGAVRDRTEQTLFRTNNGFSILNDNEIVRRSFCAERKNTAEVDLCVSLLHLWQAVCAGNEVNQQILLTHLDMNTQLLQLLSSDVSEVQKETLALISLFTENENVRRLLVRHQDLTRWLQILMAFVNNTDARASSAISILWDLTQEERFRTQCRALLSTGVFPLFAQLWTSVKLVNQTALARCIGIMGNLCADVVIRAWMAECRECWQACVKLVDMCSVSTPKYQESLFALLGLMMNLLLESNVIIQDFAVDISGRCMSLLRDKDGRIVTRAIGVLSRILPASSSAVDEVVKGGVVKKMIEFLKTPSAVWSVPCMSVFLLSQLPVHSSNCRGLRIQESTTAGPLWGLKLKTGVMECRP; encoded by the exons ATGGCGACGCGTGGCTGCGCTACTTCCGGGTGCGCGTTCCGCCCGGCCATGCTGGGGGATCGGGGGCAGGAGCGCGATTTCCAGCGGTTCCTCCGGCGGGTGGACGATATCA CCAATTTACTGCAAGGCTTGAACTCCACTGACCCAGCCATCAAGGAACAAACGATcactgaggcagagaagaggCTCTGCGATGAAGAAACaagtgaggaagaagagagcaagacAACAGTGAACAGAACAGTCATCAACACACGGGCTTCT gaCACGGCAAACGCAGAGGCAGTGGATGCAG ATGGCTTTCTGGCAATGTTGGAAAAGGATGCAAAAGAACGAGCTGAACGAAGGAAGAGGAATGAACAGTTAGCTAATG CcctgaaagagaagggaaatgatGCCTTCAGGAAAGGAGACTATGTCGGAGCCATTCAGAGATACACTGAAGGTTTGGAAAAACTGAAGGATAAGCAGGAACTTTACACCAACAGAGCGCAG GCCTATCTGAAGATGCACGAGTATGAAAAAGCCATTGGTGACTGTGAATGGGCTTTAAAG TGCAATAGAAAATGCATTAAAGCCTATTTTCTGATGGGGAAAGCTCACGTGGCACTGAAGCACTACGGTGAG TCCAGGCAGTGTTATGAGAAGATCTTACAAATTGATCCCCAGAAGGAAGGCCTCTTTAAAg ACTGTATGAATGAGGTAAacatggaggaagaaagaatgaaagatgaAGAGAGCGCGATGAAGGAGGTTCAGTCAGGAAAACTTACTGCTCTGTCCATaaaagagctgctgcagagactTGGCAGGCCTGACCAGAATATCCTTTGCTACACAGGAGGAATCCGACTTCTGACTGGAGCTGTGAGAGATC GCACTGAGCAAACTTTATTTAGAACAAACAATGGATTCAGTATCCTCAATGACAACGAGATTGTAAGACG GAGCTTctgtgcagagagaaaaaacactgctgaaGTGGATCTGTGTGTTTCTCTTCTTCACCTTTGGCAAGCTGTCTGCGCTGGGAATG aagtaaacCAGCAGATTCTATTGACCCACCTTGATATGAACACACAGCTGCTACAACTGCTTTCTTCTGATGTATCAGAGGTCCAAAAGGAGACGTTGGCTCTCATCTCTCTTTTCACAGAGAATGAGAATGTGAGGAGGCTGCTGGTCAGGCACCAGGACCTGACCAG ATGGCTGCAGATTTTGATGGCATTTGTCAACAACACTGATGCCAGGGCGAGCAGTGCCATAAGCATACTATGGGATTTAACTCAAGAGGAAAG GTTCAGAACCCAGTGTCGTGCCCTGCTTTCCACAggtgtttttcctttatttgccCAGTTATGG ACCTCTGTCAAGCTGGTGAACCAGACAGCGCTTGCCCGTTGCATTGGCATCATGGGGAACCTGTGCGCAGACGTCGTCATTCGAGCGTGGATGGCAGAGTGCAGAGAGTGCTGGCAAGCGTGTGTAAAGCTTGTG GACATGTGTTCTGTCAGCACGCCCAAATACCAggagagtttatttgcattGCTGGGCCTAATGATGAACTTACTCCTTGAATCAAATGTGATCATCCAG GACTTTGCTGTGGACATAAGTGGCCGATGCATGTCTCTCCTCAGGGATAAGGATGGAAGGATTGTGACT AGAGCCATTGGAGTGCTCAGTCGCATCCTACCAGCATCCTCCTCAGCAGTAGATGAAGTGGTGAAAGGAGGGGTGGTGAAGAAAATGATTGAATTCTTGAAG ACTCCTTCTGCAGTCTGGTCTGTACCCTGcatgtctgttttccttctgagccAGCTGCCTGTGCACAGCTCTAATTGCAGAGGCCTGCGAATTCAAGAATCCACTACTGCAGGCCCACTCTGGGGATTAAAGCTTAAAACTGGTGTGATGGAATGCAGAccctga
- the TTC12 gene encoding tetratricopeptide repeat protein 12 isoform X5, which translates to MATRGCATSGCAFRPAMLGDRGQERDFQRFLRRVDDITNLLQGLNSTDPAIKEQTITEAEKRLCDEETSEEEESKTTVNRTVINTRASDTANAEAVDADGFLAMLEKDAKERAERRKRNEQLANALKEKGNDAFRKGDYVGAIQRYTEGLEKLKDKQELYTNRAQAYLKMHEYEKAIGDCEWALKCNRKCIKAYFLMGKAHVALKHYGESRQCYEKILQIDPQKEGLFKDCMNEVNMEEERMKDEESAMKEVQSGKLTALSIKELLQRLGRPDQNILCYTGGIRLLTGAVRDRTEQTLFRTNNGFSILNDNEIVRRSFCAERKNTAEVDLCVSLLHLWQAVCAGNEVNQQILLTHLDMNTQLLQLLSSDVSEVQKETLALISLFTENENVRRLLVRHQDLTRWLQILMAFVNNTDARASSAISILWDLTQEERFRTQCRALLSTGVFPLFAQLWTSVKLVNQTALARCIGIMGNLCADVVIRAWMAECRECWQACVKLVDMCSVSTPKYQESLFALLGLMMNLLLESNVIIQDFAVDISGRCMSLLRDKDGRIVTRAIGVLSRILPASSSAVDEVVKGGVVKKMIEFLKL; encoded by the exons ATGGCGACGCGTGGCTGCGCTACTTCCGGGTGCGCGTTCCGCCCGGCCATGCTGGGGGATCGGGGGCAGGAGCGCGATTTCCAGCGGTTCCTCCGGCGGGTGGACGATATCA CCAATTTACTGCAAGGCTTGAACTCCACTGACCCAGCCATCAAGGAACAAACGATcactgaggcagagaagaggCTCTGCGATGAAGAAACaagtgaggaagaagagagcaagacAACAGTGAACAGAACAGTCATCAACACACGGGCTTCT gaCACGGCAAACGCAGAGGCAGTGGATGCAG ATGGCTTTCTGGCAATGTTGGAAAAGGATGCAAAAGAACGAGCTGAACGAAGGAAGAGGAATGAACAGTTAGCTAATG CcctgaaagagaagggaaatgatGCCTTCAGGAAAGGAGACTATGTCGGAGCCATTCAGAGATACACTGAAGGTTTGGAAAAACTGAAGGATAAGCAGGAACTTTACACCAACAGAGCGCAG GCCTATCTGAAGATGCACGAGTATGAAAAAGCCATTGGTGACTGTGAATGGGCTTTAAAG TGCAATAGAAAATGCATTAAAGCCTATTTTCTGATGGGGAAAGCTCACGTGGCACTGAAGCACTACGGTGAG TCCAGGCAGTGTTATGAGAAGATCTTACAAATTGATCCCCAGAAGGAAGGCCTCTTTAAAg ACTGTATGAATGAGGTAAacatggaggaagaaagaatgaaagatgaAGAGAGCGCGATGAAGGAGGTTCAGTCAGGAAAACTTACTGCTCTGTCCATaaaagagctgctgcagagactTGGCAGGCCTGACCAGAATATCCTTTGCTACACAGGAGGAATCCGACTTCTGACTGGAGCTGTGAGAGATC GCACTGAGCAAACTTTATTTAGAACAAACAATGGATTCAGTATCCTCAATGACAACGAGATTGTAAGACG GAGCTTctgtgcagagagaaaaaacactgctgaaGTGGATCTGTGTGTTTCTCTTCTTCACCTTTGGCAAGCTGTCTGCGCTGGGAATG aagtaaacCAGCAGATTCTATTGACCCACCTTGATATGAACACACAGCTGCTACAACTGCTTTCTTCTGATGTATCAGAGGTCCAAAAGGAGACGTTGGCTCTCATCTCTCTTTTCACAGAGAATGAGAATGTGAGGAGGCTGCTGGTCAGGCACCAGGACCTGACCAG ATGGCTGCAGATTTTGATGGCATTTGTCAACAACACTGATGCCAGGGCGAGCAGTGCCATAAGCATACTATGGGATTTAACTCAAGAGGAAAG GTTCAGAACCCAGTGTCGTGCCCTGCTTTCCACAggtgtttttcctttatttgccCAGTTATGG ACCTCTGTCAAGCTGGTGAACCAGACAGCGCTTGCCCGTTGCATTGGCATCATGGGGAACCTGTGCGCAGACGTCGTCATTCGAGCGTGGATGGCAGAGTGCAGAGAGTGCTGGCAAGCGTGTGTAAAGCTTGTG GACATGTGTTCTGTCAGCACGCCCAAATACCAggagagtttatttgcattGCTGGGCCTAATGATGAACTTACTCCTTGAATCAAATGTGATCATCCAG GACTTTGCTGTGGACATAAGTGGCCGATGCATGTCTCTCCTCAGGGATAAGGATGGAAGGATTGTGACT AGAGCCATTGGAGTGCTCAGTCGCATCCTACCAGCATCCTCCTCAGCAGTAGATGAAGTGGTGAAAGGAGGGGTGGTGAAGAAAATGATTGAATTCTTGAAG CTCTAA